From Halotia branconii CENA392, the proteins below share one genomic window:
- a CDS encoding class I SAM-dependent methyltransferase: MEKTFETIFRHNLWNCSESASGCGSTLKNTEEIRKQLPGLVKKLGAKTFLDLACGDFNWMKEIDLKVDTYFGVDIVHSICENNRHNYAQDNRDFRRLDFTKDELLKADIILCRDALVHLSFYDIGQAIQNIKKSRSQYLLVTTYPNVEVNFEICTGGWRPLNLQKPPFNWPEPIFYIEDSDEIGLPDWGKHLGLWEVQKVMVPSYGTYLCSGFVDVPGSYATVLPTLSWIEAYQEISPKVIHEVD, encoded by the coding sequence ATGGAAAAAACGTTCGAGACCATTTTTCGGCATAACCTATGGAATTGTTCTGAGTCAGCTTCCGGTTGTGGTTCAACACTCAAAAACACAGAAGAGATTAGAAAACAGTTGCCTGGTTTAGTTAAAAAGCTAGGCGCAAAAACATTTCTGGATCTTGCCTGTGGTGACTTTAATTGGATGAAAGAGATTGACCTCAAAGTCGATACATATTTTGGGGTTGATATAGTTCACAGTATTTGTGAAAACAATAGGCACAATTATGCACAAGATAATAGAGATTTTAGAAGACTAGACTTTACAAAGGACGAACTACTCAAGGCTGACATCATTTTGTGTCGAGATGCATTAGTGCATTTGTCTTTTTACGATATCGGTCAAGCTATTCAAAACATTAAGAAGAGTAGATCTCAATATCTGCTGGTAACAACTTATCCTAACGTTGAAGTGAATTTTGAGATATGTACTGGGGGTTGGAGACCACTAAATTTGCAAAAACCACCCTTTAATTGGCCAGAACCAATCTTTTATATAGAAGATTCTGACGAAATTGGTCTACCGGATTGGGGTAAGCACTTAGGGCTGTGGGAAGTCCAAAAGGTAATGGTTCCTAGTTATGGAACTTATTTATGTTCCGGTTTTGTTGATGTGCCAGGCTCTTATGCTACAGTACTTCCTACACTGTCATGGATAGAAGCTTATCAAGAGATAAGCCCGAAAGTCATTCATGAAGTCGATTAA
- a CDS encoding tetratricopeptide repeat protein, whose protein sequence is MGRKAAIAKAREGESFRLLARYNQDEFIKDNIDSLLERAGRYFEEAIQEDDSYAWAWSHWGATLSYRGGTLKRLNDQKFEYYQQADEKFDQALQQNPNYAWALAHRGENNTWWAIAERPRNDQQKVKILLSNAKTYLDKAIDLDPNYTWAFARRGSVYRFLGHLKGEDGTPEQPNYDEAIKDFSRAIELNNKYAWAIAFRAAIHRQKARALEINGNQAGALEQWKLTYLDLEKSLKTYLNVFKRPIVLDIGEVFLPPSASFLAANLSQPTLTANLNLSPSEMYAKLAQRVYEEGYDKVNPEEINQVLTAIAEEWARVD, encoded by the coding sequence ATGGGCAGAAAAGCAGCTATAGCCAAAGCCAGAGAAGGAGAGAGTTTTCGTCTGTTGGCTAGGTACAACCAGGACGAATTTATCAAAGATAATATCGATAGCCTACTTGAACGGGCAGGACGGTATTTTGAAGAAGCAATTCAAGAAGATGATAGTTATGCATGGGCTTGGTCTCATTGGGGCGCGACGCTGTCGTACCGCGGTGGTACTCTCAAACGTCTAAACGACCAAAAGTTCGAGTATTACCAACAAGCAGATGAAAAATTTGATCAAGCACTTCAACAAAATCCCAATTATGCTTGGGCTTTGGCACATCGAGGCGAAAATAATACTTGGTGGGCGATCGCCGAAAGACCCAGAAACGATCAGCAAAAAGTCAAAATACTTTTATCGAATGCCAAAACCTATTTAGATAAAGCTATCGATCTTGATCCCAACTATACTTGGGCTTTCGCCCGTAGAGGCTCTGTATATAGATTTCTTGGGCATCTCAAAGGAGAGGATGGTACACCAGAACAGCCCAACTACGACGAAGCAATCAAAGATTTTAGTAGAGCGATCGAGTTAAATAATAAATATGCTTGGGCCATAGCTTTTCGAGCCGCAATTCATCGGCAAAAAGCCAGAGCATTAGAAATCAATGGGAACCAAGCAGGTGCTTTAGAACAATGGAAGCTAACTTATCTTGATCTCGAAAAGAGTTTAAAGACTTATCTCAACGTTTTTAAACGCCCTATCGTTTTAGATATTGGCGAAGTGTTTCTGCCTCCATCAGCAAGTTTTTTAGCTGCTAATCTCAGTCAGCCTACTTTGACTGCTAACCTGAATCTGTCTCCTTCTGAAATGTATGCTAAATTGGCACAGCGCGTTTACGAAGAAGGATACGACAAAGTTAATCCCGAAGAGATCAATCAAGTTTTAACAGCGATCGCCGAAGAGTGGGCCAGGGTTGACTGA
- a CDS encoding tetratricopeptide repeat protein, whose amino-acid sequence MNLKSYGETLDRLNQSIKHNLDNTEAIAHQGEAYRLAKQYEQALTYFNQAIAQNANYTWAIAHRGEVYRQMKYYPQAIADFNQSLELQPDYIWAFAHRGVTYRCMGKHYYQKALADFSRAIDLNPNYAWAIAYRARIYDLLRRYEEALVDFDRAIALDQTVFDNWLSERGSLLSYVGRYAEAINCCQLALQADPNNHFALYNIAIFQARWQGLAKASLDIEKARALLLTLRDTQERGMVLYRLGGLAAIEGQIEIALNYLQTAIPLDQEAVEFARHDIAWLEMRKLPKFLNLISELD is encoded by the coding sequence ATGAACTTGAAAAGTTACGGGGAAACCCTTGATCGCCTTAATCAATCAATCAAACACAATCTCGATAATACTGAGGCGATCGCTCATCAAGGAGAAGCCTACCGTTTGGCTAAACAGTATGAACAAGCTTTGACATATTTTAACCAAGCGATCGCTCAAAATGCTAACTATACCTGGGCAATTGCCCACCGGGGAGAAGTTTATCGACAGATGAAATACTATCCCCAAGCGATCGCTGATTTTAACCAATCTCTGGAATTACAGCCTGACTATATTTGGGCATTTGCTCATCGGGGCGTAACTTACCGCTGCATGGGAAAGCATTATTACCAAAAAGCTTTGGCAGATTTTAGCCGAGCAATTGACCTTAACCCTAATTATGCTTGGGCAATTGCTTATCGAGCGCGTATCTATGATCTATTAAGACGGTATGAGGAAGCATTAGTTGATTTTGATCGAGCAATCGCCCTTGATCAGACAGTATTTGACAATTGGCTGAGTGAGCGCGGCTCGTTGCTTAGTTATGTTGGGCGATACGCCGAAGCGATCAACTGTTGTCAGTTAGCTTTGCAAGCAGATCCAAATAATCACTTTGCTTTGTATAACATTGCAATCTTTCAAGCTCGTTGGCAAGGATTGGCAAAGGCCAGTCTAGATATTGAAAAAGCACGGGCATTATTATTAACTTTGCGGGACACTCAAGAGCGCGGGATGGTTCTCTATCGATTGGGAGGACTAGCTGCGATTGAGGGTCAGATAGAGATAGCTTTGAACTATCTGCAAACAGCGATCCCACTAGATCAAGAAGCGGTTGAGTTTGCTCGTCATGACATAGCATGGCTGGAAATGCGAAAATTGCCGAAGTTTTTAAACTTAATTTCTGAACTTGATTAG
- a CDS encoding tetratricopeptide repeat protein, whose product MANIDRAIEQKFNDAKVLAHEGETCRLMGYLEAALVNFNCAIELNPNYAWAIAHRGETYRQMKRYEKALADFSRSLTLKPRHAWTLAHRGASHYKLKYYQDALVDINQAIKLQPNYPWALVYRVNLYIKMERHEEALVDFDRAIAFDETIIPYWPGERGLLLSYLGRHSEAISGCEQGLQQNPTDYITLYTLAVIKTHLQGLAAAQVEIKTTRNILKAIAKQSRNAGVIYRLGGLAALEGDAEQAFNYLQQAIALDNEPLELARRDLAWLNLRDYPRFQSLTYEGG is encoded by the coding sequence TTGGCTAACATCGACCGAGCGATTGAACAGAAATTCAATGATGCTAAGGTTTTGGCTCATGAAGGTGAAACCTGTCGGCTGATGGGGTATTTGGAAGCAGCTCTAGTTAATTTTAATTGTGCCATTGAGCTTAACCCCAACTATGCTTGGGCGATCGCTCACCGGGGGGAAACATATCGGCAAATGAAACGCTACGAAAAAGCCCTAGCTGATTTTAGCCGTTCTCTTACCCTTAAACCCAGACATGCCTGGACATTGGCACACCGAGGAGCAAGCCACTATAAATTAAAGTATTACCAAGATGCCTTAGTTGATATTAACCAAGCCATCAAATTACAACCTAACTATCCTTGGGCGCTAGTTTACCGGGTTAACCTTTATATCAAAATGGAGCGCCATGAAGAAGCATTAGTCGATTTTGATCGAGCGATCGCTTTTGACGAAACTATTATTCCTTATTGGCCTGGTGAGCGCGGGCTACTACTTAGTTATTTAGGGCGACACTCTGAGGCAATTTCTGGCTGTGAGCAAGGATTGCAGCAAAACCCAACTGATTATATTACCTTATATACTCTTGCTGTCATTAAAACCCACTTGCAGGGTCTAGCAGCAGCACAAGTAGAAATAAAAACAACCCGAAATATCTTAAAAGCAATAGCCAAACAGTCAAGAAATGCTGGCGTTATTTACAGATTGGGGGGTTTAGCTGCTCTTGAAGGTGATGCAGAGCAAGCCTTTAACTATCTTCAACAAGCTATTGCTTTGGATAATGAACCGCTGGAATTAGCACGCCGGGACTTAGCTTGGTTGAATCTACGCGATTATCCACGTTTTCAATCGTTAACTTATGAAGGAGGATGA
- a CDS encoding SAM-dependent methyltransferase has translation MKVGSLIIVGTGIQLVGHLTLAAKAWIEQADKVFFAVADPITAKWLRSLNPTAEALPYNTNYQRRKKTYSEMVERMLLGVRQGLNVCVVFYGHPGVFADPAHQAIKQARSEGFTAQMLPGISAEDCLYADLGLDPGRNGCQSFEATDFLIRHRRFDPTSALILWQIAMVGNLGFYKEGEHLHGLTVLAEVLATHYSFDHEVIVYQAAVYYPVCEPTIQRIPLFRLPEADVTPISTLYVPPQPPVTLDCEMMTRLGMSFAKETTTEQVNGWSTIKKLWLTSTERLNRNSMMLRFWLMKVKPVG, from the coding sequence TTGAAAGTAGGTTCTTTAATTATTGTTGGTACGGGTATTCAATTAGTAGGTCATCTGACTTTAGCTGCGAAAGCTTGGATTGAGCAGGCTGATAAGGTTTTTTTTGCTGTAGCTGACCCAATCACAGCAAAATGGCTGCGATCGCTCAATCCTACGGCAGAAGCCCTACCTTACAATACCAACTATCAGCGGCGTAAAAAGACCTATAGTGAAATGGTCGAAAGAATGCTGCTTGGAGTTCGTCAGGGGTTAAATGTTTGTGTGGTTTTTTACGGACATCCAGGTGTCTTTGCCGATCCAGCACATCAAGCAATTAAACAAGCACGTAGTGAAGGTTTCACGGCACAAATGCTCCCTGGAATTTCTGCCGAAGATTGTTTATATGCTGATCTTGGTCTTGATCCCGGACGTAATGGTTGTCAGAGTTTTGAAGCCACAGATTTTTTGATCCGACATCGCAGATTTGATCCTACTAGCGCTTTAATTCTGTGGCAGATTGCAATGGTCGGTAATCTTGGTTTTTACAAAGAAGGAGAACATTTGCATGGACTGACAGTGTTAGCCGAGGTTTTGGCAACACACTATAGTTTTGACCATGAAGTGATTGTTTACCAAGCAGCAGTTTATTATCCAGTTTGTGAACCAACAATCCAACGGATTCCTTTGTTTAGACTGCCAGAAGCCGATGTTACACCAATTTCCACGCTTTATGTTCCGCCTCAACCCCCAGTAACTTTAGATTGTGAAATGATGACCCGTTTGGGTATGTCTTTTGCCAAAGAAACTACAACAGAGCAAGTCAACGGATGGAGTACTATCAAAAAACTTTGGCTAACATCGACCGAGCGATTGAACAGAAATTCAATGATGCTAAGGTTTTGGCTCATGAAGGTGAAACCTGTCGGCTGA
- a CDS encoding type II toxin-antitoxin system Phd/YefM family antitoxin, with product MKVVTFSEARSNLKTVLDQVVEDVDYTIITRRDAEDAVVMSLELFNSLLETVHLLKSPANAAHLERSIAQFKQGKVVGQNLLND from the coding sequence ATGAAAGTGGTGACTTTTAGCGAAGCGAGAAGTAATCTCAAGACTGTTTTAGACCAAGTGGTGGAAGATGTCGACTACACCATCATTACTAGAAGAGATGCGGAGGATGCTGTAGTGATGTCGCTAGAGTTATTTAATAGTTTGCTAGAGACTGTCCATTTACTCAAGTCTCCTGCCAATGCTGCTCATTTAGAGCGTTCTATTGCTCAGTTCAAGCAGGGGAAAGTGGTAGGGCAAAATTTGTTGAATGACTAG
- a CDS encoding Txe/YoeB family addiction module toxin has translation MTRKLAWTDEAWNDYLYWQGQDKKILKRINKLIEATIQLPFEGIGKPELLRENLAGFWSRRIDDTNRLVYAVNDEYLTIISCRYHYFD, from the coding sequence ATGACTAGAAAGTTAGCATGGACAGATGAAGCTTGGAATGATTATCTATATTGGCAAGGGCAAGACAAGAAAATATTAAAACGAATTAACAAGCTAATTGAGGCAACAATCCAATTACCGTTTGAGGGAATTGGAAAACCAGAACTACTGAGGGAGAATTTGGCTGGTTTTTGGTCGCGGCGAATCGATGATACGAACCGCTTAGTATATGCAGTAAATGACGAATATCTAACAATTATTTCTTGTCGATACCATTATTTTGATTGA
- a CDS encoding AAA-like domain-containing protein, with the protein MNLDSLIRIVNQKLRETQSRPLNSAEVLIIRGIWHYKTYSKIAEEGSYSTGYLTNVVAPELFQRLFALIGQRINKKNCRLLLESYATSQTVSVINIQKELIEFPSDTNQESSPRYPSGSVPLNSSFYLKRSLVDDQVYAEIKKPGALVRIKAPREMGKTSLILRTLDYAERHGYYTVSLNLEQTDQAILSNLNRFLRWLCANVASQLDFDAKLDDYWDEDIGSKVSCSLYFRNCLLEQIDSPLVLVLDEAHHIFEYPQVAKDFLPLLRSWYEEAKRLPVWQKLRLIIVHSTEIYVPLQLQQSPFNVGLPVQLTCFSLEQVQQLAQRYGLDWTDGKEAQQLMDMVGGHPALVNIALYHLNRGEITLLQLLETAPTSTGIYVHHLQRHWATLQKQPELAIALGAVISTTEPVLLEPIIAYKLSSMGLIKLANNKATLSCQLYRHYFQRDFFPENRQI; encoded by the coding sequence ATGAACCTTGATTCTCTCATTAGGATTGTGAATCAAAAACTGCGGGAAACTCAAAGTCGCCCCCTCAATTCCGCAGAAGTTCTAATTATTCGAGGTATCTGGCACTATAAAACCTATAGTAAAATTGCTGAGGAAGGTAGCTACAGTACTGGATACTTGACAAATGTAGTTGCTCCAGAGCTGTTTCAACGCCTATTTGCACTAATTGGTCAACGCATTAATAAAAAAAACTGTCGTCTGTTACTGGAGTCTTATGCTACTTCTCAAACAGTATCAGTCATCAACATCCAAAAAGAACTTATAGAATTTCCTTCAGATACTAACCAAGAGTCTTCACCTCGCTATCCCAGTGGTTCAGTTCCACTAAATTCCTCATTTTATCTGAAACGCTCTTTAGTTGATGATCAGGTATATGCAGAAATTAAAAAGCCAGGAGCTTTAGTACGTATTAAAGCTCCTAGAGAAATGGGTAAAACCTCACTCATTCTCAGAACTCTAGATTATGCCGAGCGTCATGGCTACTATACTGTTAGCCTCAATCTAGAGCAAACTGACCAAGCAATATTGAGCAATTTGAATCGTTTTTTGCGTTGGCTATGTGCGAACGTCGCTAGTCAACTTGATTTTGATGCAAAACTTGATGATTATTGGGATGAAGATATTGGTAGCAAAGTCAGCTGTAGTCTATACTTCCGCAACTGTCTACTAGAGCAGATTGATTCTCCTTTAGTTTTGGTGTTGGATGAGGCGCACCACATTTTTGAGTATCCTCAAGTAGCCAAGGACTTCTTACCCCTGCTGCGTTCTTGGTATGAAGAAGCCAAGAGATTGCCTGTCTGGCAAAAACTGCGTCTAATTATAGTCCACTCAACTGAAATTTATGTGCCGCTGCAACTTCAGCAATCGCCTTTTAATGTCGGTTTACCAGTTCAGTTAACTTGCTTTAGTTTAGAACAGGTACAGCAGTTAGCCCAGCGCTACGGACTTGACTGGACTGATGGCAAGGAAGCTCAACAACTTATGGATATGGTTGGAGGACATCCTGCATTGGTAAATATAGCATTATATCACCTGAATCGCGGGGAAATAACATTGCTGCAATTACTGGAAACTGCACCGACATCGACTGGAATTTATGTGCATCACTTACAACGTCATTGGGCAACTTTGCAAAAACAGCCAGAATTAGCGATCGCTCTTGGTGCTGTCATCAGTACTACTGAACCTGTATTATTAGAACCCATCATTGCATACAAGTTAAGCAGTATGGGATTAATTAAATTAGCTAATAATAAAGCTACACTTAGTTGTCAGTTATATAGACACTATTTTCAGCGAGATTTCTTCCCTGAAAATAGACAAATATGA
- a CDS encoding DUF4327 family protein — protein MSVNTVPSINYYSLDVIQDEARRLVERGMVSRQQPIYTLCQYIPAREWVCVECELEKCDFLLRDRIGDLIGREQWDND, from the coding sequence ATGAGTGTGAATACGGTGCCTTCTATCAACTACTATTCTCTGGACGTAATTCAAGATGAAGCTCGTCGTCTGGTGGAAAGGGGAATGGTCAGCAGACAACAGCCAATATATACGCTCTGCCAATACATCCCAGCAAGAGAGTGGGTTTGCGTTGAATGTGAGTTAGAGAAATGTGACTTTTTACTACGCGATCGCATCGGCGATTTAATTGGTCGTGAACAATGGGACAACGACTAA
- a CDS encoding 4-Cys prefix domain-containing protein, whose translation MCLCINPACPQPYYSENDKDRFCKSCGSQLELLGRYRVIRLLSDKTGFGKVYEIHEHSTSKILKVLHEDLSNDAKAVELFRQQADVPQIDSYFQYRTRNGLVLHCIAMAKIDSFDSEQWLQKRRSHPTAQETAQQQSQIKQISQTKLHTSLPPSAKQSKEVPLTALFAAMLVSLGLLNAIAFATGYPKFVALPSQGQFPQRKGKIDYFPYEEGRDNQGRIAKFNIAVLSVEYKWLVGSNFQIKYNDQVISLEVLKLNLEQEGIQKIMKNPSEIISVGMASCEGNVEVEQRRAFERSKQIQVLAKKLFSNTPSVKGYRLLNLGRFQRSNCQTNQEATAYQRSVILIGVKKQSANVILDEALRDRLENKPFGDFKLRDYSLGSADKFRTIISNLSEK comes from the coding sequence ATGTGCCTTTGTATAAATCCAGCTTGTCCTCAACCCTATTACTCTGAAAATGACAAAGACCGCTTCTGTAAAAGTTGTGGTTCTCAGTTGGAATTGCTAGGCCGTTATCGGGTAATACGTTTGTTAAGTGACAAAACTGGCTTTGGCAAAGTTTATGAGATACACGAACACAGTACATCGAAAATCCTCAAGGTACTTCATGAGGATTTATCAAACGATGCTAAAGCAGTAGAACTGTTTCGACAACAAGCTGATGTTCCTCAAATCGATAGTTATTTTCAATATCGAACTAGAAATGGTTTGGTATTACATTGCATTGCAATGGCAAAAATCGACAGCTTCGACTCAGAACAGTGGCTTCAAAAACGGCGCAGTCATCCAACAGCTCAAGAAACTGCACAGCAACAGTCTCAAATTAAACAAATATCCCAGACAAAACTTCATACATCTTTACCACCATCAGCAAAGCAGTCAAAAGAAGTGCCTCTGACAGCTTTGTTTGCAGCAATGCTGGTATCATTAGGGTTACTGAATGCGATCGCCTTTGCAACGGGTTATCCTAAATTTGTAGCATTACCAAGCCAAGGACAATTTCCCCAAAGAAAAGGCAAAATTGATTATTTTCCCTACGAGGAAGGTAGAGACAATCAAGGTAGAATTGCTAAATTTAATATCGCTGTTTTATCAGTAGAGTATAAATGGCTTGTAGGCAGCAATTTTCAAATAAAATATAACGATCAAGTTATTAGTCTAGAAGTTTTAAAATTAAATTTAGAACAAGAAGGAATACAGAAAATTATGAAAAATCCTAGTGAGATTATTTCTGTAGGCATGGCTTCTTGTGAAGGTAATGTAGAGGTTGAACAACGCAGAGCCTTTGAGCGTTCCAAACAAATTCAAGTTTTAGCAAAAAAGTTGTTTAGCAATACACCCAGTGTCAAAGGTTATCGCTTATTAAATCTGGGCAGATTTCAACGTAGTAATTGTCAGACAAATCAAGAAGCAACCGCATACCAAAGAAGTGTTATTTTGATTGGTGTTAAAAAACAATCGGCAAATGTAATTCTAGATGAAGCCCTCAGAGATAGGTTAGAAAATAAGCCTTTTGGTGACTTTAAATTAAGGGATTATTCTTTGGGTTCAGCGGATAAATTTAGAACTATCATCAGTAATTTGTCGGAAAAATAG
- a CDS encoding alpha/beta fold hydrolase codes for MPLRQVLSQPDIQLSYLEWQQGQVPLLLLHGLADNALVWSSLGDYLAADYHIIAPDMRGHGESSKPDQDYSFDSAIADLEALMDHLGWTSAHVVSHSWTGKLAAIWARKSPERLRSMVLVDPIFIWKMPSFFKFTFPFLYRVLPFLKGMGPFASYEEAEQQIRQLSQYQGWTTLQQQVFQAGIEQKADGSWGSKFTLAARDQIFEEVMQVPGLTTFLDTPTLFIQPEKGVNRQDWQLQPYKTYLKNLHLCQVPGNHWPFLSNPEAFNRTVSAFLAEEYR; via the coding sequence ATGCCTTTACGTCAAGTTTTATCCCAGCCTGATATTCAACTTTCTTATTTAGAGTGGCAGCAAGGTCAAGTACCTTTATTGCTGTTGCATGGTTTAGCCGACAACGCCCTTGTTTGGTCTAGCTTAGGTGATTACTTGGCAGCAGATTATCACATTATTGCCCCAGACATGCGCGGTCATGGCGAAAGCAGCAAGCCAGATCAAGATTATAGCTTTGATAGTGCGATCGCAGATTTAGAAGCACTCATGGATCATTTGGGATGGACTTCTGCTCATGTTGTTAGTCACTCTTGGACGGGGAAATTAGCTGCTATTTGGGCAAGAAAAAGTCCAGAACGTTTGCGGAGTATGGTTCTGGTTGATCCGATTTTCATCTGGAAAATGCCCAGTTTCTTCAAGTTCACATTTCCCTTTTTATACCGAGTCTTGCCTTTTCTCAAAGGTATGGGGCCATTTGCTAGTTACGAAGAAGCAGAACAACAAATACGCCAGTTAAGCCAATATCAAGGATGGACTACTTTACAGCAGCAAGTTTTTCAAGCCGGAATTGAACAAAAAGCTGATGGTAGCTGGGGTAGTAAGTTTACTTTAGCAGCCCGCGATCAAATTTTTGAGGAAGTAATGCAAGTACCGGGTTTGACAACTTTCCTTGATACTCCTACTTTGTTCATTCAGCCAGAAAAAGGGGTTAACCGTCAAGATTGGCAACTCCAACCTTACAAAACCTATTTGAAAAATTTACATTTGTGCCAAGTTCCCGGCAATCATTGGCCTTTTTTGAGCAATCCTGAAGCATTTAACCGGACTGTGTCAGCTTTCTTAGCAGAAGAGTATAGGTGA